The following are encoded together in the Pseudomonas sp. IB20 genome:
- a CDS encoding MerR family transcriptional regulator, translating to MNIGELAKQSGLAASRIRFYEAQGLISQVGRQANGYRRYAPQALQTLQLIQSAQQAGFTLQELKALMPAPGEHKRDELIEALERKAQQIEVMQAQLAHSKAQLLGVIEAVRAQPQDLPCSMGQKQVLASIKLNA from the coding sequence ATGAATATTGGCGAGCTGGCAAAACAAAGTGGGCTGGCGGCATCACGCATTCGCTTTTATGAAGCTCAAGGGCTGATCAGCCAGGTGGGGCGCCAGGCCAATGGCTATCGGCGGTATGCACCGCAGGCGTTGCAAACGCTGCAACTGATTCAGAGTGCGCAGCAGGCCGGGTTTACCTTGCAGGAGCTCAAGGCGTTGATGCCGGCGCCGGGCGAGCACAAGCGCGATGAGCTGATCGAGGCGTTGGAGCGCAAGGCGCAGCAGATCGAAGTGATGCAGGCGCAGTTGGCGCACAGCAAGGCGCAATTGCTGGGGGTGATCGAGGCAGTGCGTGCGCAGCCGCAAGATCTGCCGTGTTCCATGGGCCAGAAGCAGGTGCTGGCGTCGATCAAACTCAACGCATGA
- a CDS encoding DUF934 domain-containing protein, with the protein MQRIIKNNEVLDETWHLLPKDASFDGISNCDDLIVPLALWREHGHALKARDGGLGVWLDADEEAEEIGDDVQHFQVIALNFPAFTDGRNYSNARLLRDRYGYKGELRAIGDVLRDQLFYLRRCGFDAFALRADKDPYEALESLKDFSVTYQAATDQPLPLFRRR; encoded by the coding sequence ATGCAGCGAATCATTAAGAACAACGAAGTCCTCGATGAAACCTGGCACCTGCTGCCCAAGGACGCGAGCTTCGACGGCATTTCCAACTGCGACGACCTGATCGTGCCGTTGGCCCTGTGGCGCGAACACGGCCATGCGCTCAAGGCCCGCGACGGCGGCCTGGGTGTGTGGCTGGACGCCGATGAAGAAGCCGAAGAAATCGGTGATGACGTGCAGCACTTCCAAGTCATCGCCCTGAACTTCCCGGCCTTCACCGACGGTCGCAACTACTCCAACGCGCGCCTGCTGCGTGACCGTTACGGTTACAAGGGCGAGCTGCGCGCGATTGGCGACGTGCTGCGCGACCAACTGTTCTACCTGCGCCGCTGCGGGTTCGATGCCTTCGCCTTGCGCGCCGACAAAGACCCGTACGAAGCCTTGGAAAGCCTCAAGGACTTCTCGGTGACGTACCAGGCGGCCACGGATCAACCGTTGCCGCTGTTCCGCCGCCGCTAA
- a CDS encoding nitrite/sulfite reductase, producing MYVYDEYDQRIIEDRVKQFRDQTRRYLAGELSEEEFRPLRLQNGLYVQRFAPMLRVAVPYGQLTSRQTRMMAKIARDFDKGYAHISTRQNVQFNWPALEDVPDILAELATVQMHAIQTSGNCLRNVTTDQFAGVAADELIDPRPWCEIVRQWTTFHPEFAYLPRKFKIAINGSTSDRAAIEVHDIGLEPVHNAAGELGFRVLVGGGLGRTPVVGAFINQFLPWQDLLSYLDAILRVYNRYGRRDNKYKARIKILVKALRPEVFAQKVDAEMEHLRGGQTTLTEAEVHRVAKHFVDPQYKALSNQDAELAALDQQHPGFARWRTRNTLAHKKPGYVAVTLSLKPTGVAPGDITDKQLDGVADLAERYSFGQLRTSHEQNIILADVEQSQLFTLWGELREGGFATPNIGLLTDIICCPGGDFCSLANAKSIPIAESIQRRFDDLDYLFDIGELDLNISGCMNACGHHHVGHIGILGVDKKGEEFYQVSLGGSASRDASLGKILGPSFAQEAMPEVIGKLIDVYIEQRTEDERFIDTYQRIGIDLFKERVYAANH from the coding sequence ATGTACGTATACGACGAATACGATCAGCGCATCATCGAGGACCGCGTCAAGCAGTTCCGTGATCAGACCCGACGCTACCTGGCTGGTGAGCTGAGCGAAGAAGAGTTCCGCCCTCTGCGCCTGCAAAATGGCCTTTATGTTCAGCGCTTTGCGCCGATGCTGCGGGTTGCCGTGCCCTATGGCCAACTGACTTCGCGCCAGACGCGCATGATGGCCAAGATTGCCCGCGACTTCGACAAAGGCTACGCCCACATCAGTACCCGCCAGAACGTACAGTTCAACTGGCCGGCGCTGGAGGACGTGCCGGACATCCTGGCTGAGTTGGCGACCGTGCAGATGCACGCCATTCAGACCAGTGGTAACTGCCTGCGCAACGTGACCACCGACCAATTTGCCGGGGTTGCCGCCGACGAATTGATCGACCCGCGCCCCTGGTGTGAAATCGTCCGTCAATGGACCACCTTCCACCCTGAATTCGCCTACTTGCCACGTAAGTTCAAGATCGCCATCAATGGCTCGACCTCGGACCGCGCGGCGATCGAAGTGCACGATATCGGGCTGGAGCCGGTGCACAACGCGGCCGGCGAGCTGGGCTTCCGTGTGCTGGTCGGTGGCGGCCTTGGTCGTACGCCGGTGGTTGGCGCATTCATCAACCAATTCCTGCCCTGGCAGGACCTGTTGAGCTACCTCGACGCCATCCTGCGGGTCTACAACCGCTACGGCCGTCGCGACAACAAATACAAGGCCCGGATCAAGATCCTGGTCAAAGCGCTGAGGCCTGAGGTATTTGCCCAGAAAGTCGACGCTGAAATGGAACACCTGCGCGGCGGCCAGACCACCCTGACCGAAGCCGAAGTACACCGTGTGGCCAAGCACTTCGTCGACCCGCAATACAAAGCCCTGAGCAATCAGGATGCTGAGTTGGCAGCCCTCGACCAGCAGCACCCAGGTTTCGCCCGCTGGCGTACCCGCAACACCCTGGCGCACAAAAAACCAGGCTATGTGGCCGTGACCCTGTCGCTCAAACCCACGGGTGTAGCACCGGGCGATATCACCGATAAGCAGCTGGACGGCGTGGCCGACCTGGCCGAGCGCTACAGTTTCGGCCAACTGCGTACCTCCCACGAGCAGAACATCATCCTCGCGGACGTTGAGCAGAGCCAACTGTTCACGCTGTGGGGCGAGCTGCGCGAAGGCGGTTTCGCCACGCCGAACATCGGCCTGCTGACCGACATCATCTGCTGCCCGGGTGGCGACTTCTGCTCCCTGGCCAACGCCAAATCGATCCCGATTGCCGAATCGATCCAGCGCCGTTTCGACGACCTGGACTACCTGTTCGACATCGGCGAGCTGGACCTGAACATCTCCGGTTGCATGAACGCCTGTGGTCACCACCACGTCGGCCACATCGGCATCCTGGGCGTGGACAAGAAAGGCGAAGAATTCTACCAAGTGTCCCTGGGTGGCAGCGCCAGCCGCGATGCGAGCCTGGGCAAGATCCTCGGCCCGTCCTTCGCCCAGGAAGCCATGCCCGAGGTGATCGGCAAGCTGATCGATGTGTACATCGAACAGCGCACCGAAGATGAGCGTTTCATCGACACCTACCAGCGCATCGGCATCGACCTGTTCAAGGAGCGCGTCTATGCAGCGAATCATTAA
- a CDS encoding ABC transporter substrate-binding protein encodes MLKVLIACVWLVGSAYGAMAHATSVVFLNPGTSTETFWVSYAQFMQAAAKDLGLDLRVRYSERDAQNTLAQAREALQGSERPDYLVLVNEQYVAPQILRMAQGSGVKLLIVNNALTPDQVQLLNARSDANWVCSLVADDEQAGYLMLTDLLRQHGPVAPGESLDLLAFSGAKNTPAAQRRELGLRRALTEHPQVRLRQLVYGEWSRQRAFEQASQLFKRYPQTALVWSANDEMALGAMQALQDSGRVPGKDALFSAVNSSPGILRAYLDGRLTTLVAGHFTLGGWAMVLINDDAKGVDISAYGGRDRQEALFQLIDASQAQRLLGPAPPVDFRALSAQGKPASYRYPFSLQLLLR; translated from the coding sequence ATGTTGAAGGTTCTGATTGCGTGTGTGTGGTTAGTGGGATCGGCGTACGGGGCGATGGCCCATGCGACGTCAGTGGTATTTCTCAACCCGGGCACATCCACCGAGACCTTCTGGGTCAGCTACGCGCAATTCATGCAGGCCGCTGCCAAGGACCTCGGCCTGGATTTGCGCGTGCGTTATTCCGAGCGCGACGCCCAGAACACCCTGGCCCAGGCCCGCGAAGCGCTGCAAGGCAGTGAGCGCCCCGATTACCTGGTGCTGGTGAATGAGCAATACGTCGCCCCGCAGATTTTGCGCATGGCCCAGGGCAGTGGGGTTAAGTTGCTGATCGTGAATAACGCGTTGACCCCCGACCAAGTGCAATTGCTCAATGCCCGCAGCGACGCCAACTGGGTGTGCAGCCTGGTGGCCGACGACGAGCAGGCCGGTTACCTGATGCTCACCGACCTGCTGCGCCAGCACGGGCCGGTTGCACCGGGTGAATCCCTTGACCTGCTGGCGTTTTCCGGCGCCAAGAACACCCCGGCCGCGCAACGCCGTGAACTGGGTTTGCGCCGCGCCTTGACCGAGCATCCGCAAGTGCGCCTGCGCCAGTTGGTTTACGGGGAGTGGAGCCGCCAGCGCGCCTTTGAACAAGCCTCGCAGTTGTTCAAGCGCTACCCACAGACGGCGTTGGTGTGGTCGGCCAATGATGAGATGGCCCTGGGCGCTATGCAGGCGCTGCAAGACAGCGGGCGAGTACCGGGCAAGGACGCGCTATTCAGCGCGGTCAACAGTTCGCCGGGCATATTGCGGGCCTACCTGGATGGGCGGTTGACCACGCTGGTCGCCGGGCATTTCACCTTGGGCGGCTGGGCGATGGTGCTGATTAATGATGATGCCAAGGGCGTCGACATCAGCGCCTACGGTGGGCGGGATCGGCAGGAGGCGCTGTTCCAACTGATTGATGCCAGCCAGGCGCAACGGTTGCTGGGGCCAGCGCCGCCGGTGGATTTTCGTGCGCTCTCCGCCCAAGGCAAGCCCGCGTCCTACCGTTACCCGTTCAGCCTGCAACTGCTGCTGCGCTAA
- a CDS encoding DUF2970 domain-containing protein, whose translation MDDPLDNKPPTFWQMLHSVMAAAFGVQSGKNRARDFTHGKPSHFVVLGILFTAVFALMLFGIVKLVLHLAGV comes from the coding sequence ATGGACGATCCACTCGACAACAAGCCGCCCACCTTCTGGCAAATGCTGCACAGCGTGATGGCGGCGGCTTTTGGCGTGCAGAGCGGGAAAAATCGCGCACGCGACTTCACTCATGGCAAGCCCAGCCATTTTGTCGTACTGGGCATTCTGTTCACGGCAGTGTTTGCGCTGATGCTGTTCGGCATCGTCAAGCTGGTGCTGCACCTGGCCGGGGTTTAG
- a CDS encoding DUF6543 domain-containing protein translates to MSDLPPRSDAGEPLAATRSVHGDFLEKAVPQWLVDATPARRSALKRAAPVLPSGYKNASPERRTALNASLKASAIAQVQLDTSMATFLDVDAFARPLLLKALKDQYQVEVDVDKTFLCLRRPLAVSVAEVEISSFELLKTRIFCDVSAYSRCAY, encoded by the coding sequence ATGTCCGATTTACCCCCCCGTTCCGACGCTGGCGAACCGCTGGCGGCGACCCGAAGTGTTCACGGCGATTTTCTCGAAAAAGCCGTGCCTCAATGGCTGGTCGACGCGACGCCCGCCCGCCGCTCGGCGCTTAAACGCGCCGCGCCGGTCCTGCCGAGCGGATACAAAAACGCCTCGCCCGAGCGACGCACGGCCCTCAATGCGAGCCTTAAGGCCAGCGCTATCGCTCAGGTGCAACTGGACACAAGCATGGCGACGTTCCTGGACGTCGATGCATTCGCCCGGCCGTTGCTGCTCAAGGCGTTGAAAGACCAGTACCAAGTGGAAGTCGATGTCGACAAGACCTTCCTTTGCCTGCGGCGCCCGCTGGCGGTCAGTGTGGCCGAAGTGGAAATATCGTCGTTCGAGCTTCTCAAGACTCGGATTTTTTGTGACGTTAGCGCTTACTCAAGGTGCGCCTACTGA
- a CDS encoding dermonecrotic toxin domain-containing protein, producing MLNLRPRGEMPFYLSPAPGSGLADIDMQAVAQLIAELPGSLYLYFQQDLADFWSATDSHGSSRWQWLGEFLQGQMSATASSPSTLSDTQRDMLAVTCAWPGRLERLPRSTPTTYAYFIETTLSTGAQEVCLLTPDLLLIRDRQVLLCSVAGAITPFASLDAFGESWGARMQAELQFDTLTWRLNEPDGNVFEQQAGLILNQQLEDLATLSFQGQGEEALARTLDKLTDPALLFTLAPKAAPQRLQTVNAQLPQWLKHASADDRFAYHRHLQDMAQVIKQNQGRSFNEGIENIHAFSRAALRKQMQTDHGDYDPDDLVLDFAVAAGYPGTTGIIEHVRMSLTELALKNLAGKPKGTLTLSSKSATTIPAWLNEAYLLGSQGLIQRVDIGTTYPQTIKDLLLSDSVDARRREQLFARELKVQLPMLALEYAIRQQYGVTTTGYRYVKALMGETPADRVVDGQEIVLRPLALCRKTGAAPDTVNNVFIIEPRDAHTGPHLLYRPLYGAALYQYPTRQALLNALAAPGELQTSVLAWLSDKARPVYDNGGFKEPHIIHFLPGDEFSPPEHPAPATLAVDEGADEWLQSQVNGQLLNHVFGSTARALVDLADRESVSNSESRWAIVMEGAWLLFNTLVLPLVRGPAMLAGWLLVLVASLEQDLTGLDSSDSTTRELALIDLLLNAAMVLLHAATPTPQTRQPLAAQDTVLRLAPWRRAAAQAHQPGTPLIRKGAVALPGEPPATGHTPLDFSRSIAAPKASARLLKALLDVHVPWPDALPPPEAGGAFKGLYRIGATWHASLGGLLFQVSVVPGFGEVYLVDPQHPLRPGFKLASDGQGHWRLERKARLEGGMPREKLDKWQRKHRDRIAALKRELQSLNKEMLPLANASVGLNKTMELARAEWVKCKRALREDWIRLNTPSTIAGLQASIAVRHEQRRGLTAKAMVEWEIAFDKYRQNAETVNAQMRLIEAKAGELMEADKTDPKHTHDRNIAAKSLYALIQTYLDEATDTQKQARQMCSEGYLQQRPQAYKVDYLWRHGFVDINLAKRRKLLKTGDYIDEYTVRDKSKVEAKKPPEETLLWYAHFHYLRVDTPILQSSFGHLKTKEEQLFTRRELIDQAKADNRAVINLDKAEIKPPLDYDLFLKLGEEQAKNQ from the coding sequence TTGCTGAACCTGCGACCCCGTGGCGAAATGCCGTTCTACCTCTCGCCCGCGCCAGGCAGTGGCCTGGCCGACATCGACATGCAGGCGGTTGCGCAACTCATCGCCGAGCTGCCTGGCTCGCTTTACCTGTACTTCCAGCAGGACCTGGCAGACTTCTGGAGCGCCACCGACAGCCACGGCAGCAGTCGCTGGCAATGGCTCGGCGAGTTTCTCCAGGGGCAAATGAGCGCAACCGCAAGCAGCCCCTCAACGTTGAGCGATACCCAACGGGACATGCTGGCGGTCACCTGCGCCTGGCCGGGGCGCCTGGAACGCCTGCCCCGCTCCACCCCTACTACGTATGCATATTTCATTGAGACCACGCTGTCGACAGGCGCACAGGAGGTGTGCCTGCTGACGCCGGACTTGCTGCTGATACGCGACAGGCAGGTGTTGCTGTGCAGCGTCGCCGGGGCAATCACACCGTTTGCCTCACTGGATGCCTTTGGCGAAAGCTGGGGCGCGCGGATGCAGGCTGAGTTGCAGTTCGACACCCTCACCTGGCGGCTTAATGAACCGGACGGCAATGTGTTCGAACAGCAAGCCGGGCTTATTCTCAACCAGCAACTGGAAGACCTGGCAACCTTGTCATTTCAAGGTCAAGGCGAAGAAGCGCTTGCACGCACGCTGGATAAACTCACCGATCCGGCCCTGCTGTTCACGCTCGCCCCCAAGGCCGCTCCGCAGCGTTTGCAAACGGTTAACGCGCAACTTCCGCAGTGGCTCAAACACGCCAGCGCCGATGACCGCTTTGCCTACCATCGCCATTTGCAAGACATGGCGCAGGTGATCAAACAGAACCAGGGACGCTCTTTCAACGAAGGCATCGAAAACATCCACGCCTTCAGCCGCGCCGCGTTGCGCAAGCAGATGCAAACCGACCATGGGGATTACGATCCCGATGACCTGGTACTGGACTTCGCCGTGGCTGCTGGTTATCCAGGCACCACGGGCATTATCGAACATGTGCGGATGTCGCTGACCGAACTGGCCCTGAAAAACCTCGCCGGCAAGCCAAAGGGCACGCTGACGCTGTCTTCAAAAAGCGCCACGACGATTCCCGCCTGGCTGAACGAAGCCTATCTGCTGGGCAGCCAAGGCTTGATCCAGCGGGTGGACATTGGCACAACCTACCCGCAGACGATCAAGGACCTGTTGCTGTCCGACAGTGTTGACGCGCGCCGCCGGGAACAACTGTTTGCCCGCGAACTCAAGGTCCAACTGCCGATGCTGGCGCTGGAATATGCGATCAGGCAGCAATACGGCGTCACCACCACTGGCTATCGGTATGTGAAAGCCTTGATGGGCGAAACCCCAGCAGACAGAGTCGTCGACGGCCAGGAGATCGTGCTGCGCCCCCTGGCCCTGTGCCGCAAAACCGGTGCCGCGCCGGATACCGTCAACAACGTTTTCATCATCGAGCCCCGGGACGCCCACACCGGCCCGCACCTGCTGTATCGACCCCTGTATGGCGCGGCCTTGTATCAATACCCGACACGCCAAGCCTTGCTGAATGCGCTGGCCGCCCCCGGCGAGTTGCAGACCAGTGTGCTGGCGTGGCTGAGCGACAAGGCGCGGCCGGTCTACGATAACGGTGGCTTCAAAGAGCCGCACATCATTCACTTTCTGCCGGGGGATGAGTTCTCCCCGCCGGAGCATCCCGCGCCGGCGACGCTGGCCGTCGATGAAGGCGCCGATGAATGGTTGCAGTCGCAAGTCAACGGCCAACTGCTCAACCACGTGTTCGGCAGCACCGCGCGGGCCCTGGTGGACCTGGCGGATCGCGAGTCGGTGTCCAACAGCGAAAGCCGCTGGGCCATTGTGATGGAAGGCGCCTGGCTGCTGTTCAACACCTTGGTATTGCCACTGGTACGCGGCCCGGCCATGTTGGCCGGCTGGCTGCTGGTACTGGTCGCCAGCCTGGAACAGGACCTGACAGGCCTGGACAGCAGCGATTCGACCACCCGCGAGCTGGCGCTAATTGACCTGCTGCTCAATGCCGCCATGGTGTTGTTGCACGCCGCGACACCCACCCCCCAAACCCGTCAGCCACTCGCGGCCCAAGACACCGTGCTACGCCTGGCGCCCTGGCGGCGTGCTGCGGCCCAAGCCCATCAGCCCGGCACGCCGTTGATTCGCAAGGGCGCAGTGGCGCTGCCCGGCGAGCCGCCGGCCACCGGCCACACGCCTTTGGATTTCAGCCGCTCGATTGCCGCCCCAAAGGCCAGCGCACGGTTGCTGAAGGCGTTGCTCGATGTGCACGTGCCCTGGCCCGACGCCTTGCCGCCTCCCGAGGCAGGCGGCGCGTTCAAAGGGCTGTACCGCATTGGCGCTACCTGGCACGCCAGCCTCGGCGGGCTGCTGTTCCAGGTCAGCGTGGTGCCGGGTTTCGGCGAGGTGTATCTGGTTGACCCACAGCACCCGCTGCGCCCCGGGTTCAAGCTGGCCAGCGACGGTCAAGGGCATTGGCGGCTGGAGCGCAAGGCCCGGCTGGAGGGCGGTATGCCCAGGGAAAAACTGGATAAATGGCAGCGCAAACACCGCGATCGGATCGCCGCGCTCAAGCGAGAGTTGCAGAGCCTCAATAAGGAAATGCTGCCGTTGGCGAATGCTTCAGTTGGGTTAAACAAAACCATGGAGCTTGCCCGTGCCGAGTGGGTCAAGTGCAAAAGAGCCCTGCGCGAGGATTGGATAAGGCTCAACACCCCGAGCACAATTGCCGGGCTGCAAGCCAGCATCGCCGTGCGCCATGAGCAAAGGCGCGGGTTAACCGCTAAAGCCATGGTCGAGTGGGAAATTGCCTTCGATAAGTACCGGCAAAACGCCGAGACCGTCAATGCCCAAATGCGGCTGATCGAAGCCAAGGCAGGCGAACTGATGGAAGCCGACAAGACCGATCCCAAGCATACACACGACCGCAATATCGCCGCAAAAAGCCTCTATGCCTTGATCCAGACGTACCTCGACGAGGCGACCGACACACAGAAGCAGGCCCGTCAGATGTGCAGTGAAGGCTACCTGCAGCAGCGCCCCCAAGCCTACAAAGTCGACTACCTGTGGAGACATGGGTTTGTTGATATCAACTTGGCAAAACGGCGCAAGTTACTCAAGACGGGCGACTATATCGACGAATATACCGTGCGCGATAAAAGCAAAGTTGAGGCTAAGAAACCGCCTGAGGAAACCCTCTTGTGGTACGCACATTTCCATTACCTACGCGTCGATACACCGATATTACAAAGCAGCTTCGGGCACCTGAAGACCAAAGAGGAGCAGCTCTTTACGCGTAGAGAGTTGATCGATCAGGCCAAGGCAGACAACCGCGCCGTGATCAATCTGGATAAAGCCGAGATCAAACCGCCGCTGGATTACGATCTGTTCCTCAAGCTGGGAGAAGAGCAGGCTAAAAATCAGTAG